GTTTTGATGCTTTCTCTTTACAGCATCACTTTGAAGTTTgtaaagtttgttttgtttttcaactcCTGAGATTTCTTTCTGATGCCGTGGTGTCTTTTCCTTCTTCACAGGGTATAGTCAATAAAGTGTCCTTCAGTCACATTGGCTGTCTAGTCCATGGGTGCTTCAATGCCTCCATCCCTAAACCTGAGCAGATGCCAGCTGAGCAGTGGCAAACTCTGGAGATAAACGTGGGTGATGAACTAGAATTTGAAGTGTTTCGTTTAGACTCAGACGCTGCTGGAGTATTCTGCATTCGGGGAAAGCTAAATATTACTAGGTTAGTTCCTATCACGTCTTTACTGTCTTGATACTTAAttgtttctgtttaattttaagtTCAATGAACTTGACTcatcttttaaaaacttaattttattagaatatttgTGCTCTCAGACTATAAAGTCAGAGTAAACACAAGTCTTTAGTGTAAAGACCATGCTTTGGGTACATATCCTAAAGATGTATGGGTATCTAGGCCTGTAGAGGtagtacagccaggagggtgcttttcttgcacatgcctgacctgggtttgattcccagaaccacatctgatccctgagtcctgctagaagtgatccctgagtagaacaggagtaagcccagagcactcttgggtgtggccttaccctcctccctcctcagTGCCCcctcagagaaaaggaaaagtatCTAGTAAATTGAATTTTAGTTTCACTGAGTATTTTGTACATTCactttttaacaacaacaacaaaagcttgACCTTTAATCatgaaactattaaaattaaagtcATGTTGTCTAAATATTagcctgcttttatttttacaacagttgaaaaaaataatttgattgtttttgtcagtattttaattaaattttttgtattGAAATAATGAGATTTACTTTGCTCTTGAgcttggctctgcactggagagagctcagcagACCGGGGCGCATACTTTGCATAGAGATCTGGGGTCTTTCTCCAGCCTCCCATGAACTCTGAGTCGGAAAAAGCCCCGtagcaccaggtatggctccaaaaccaaaaaaaaaaaaaaaacccagtctgTTTGGTGGCAAGATGTGATTGCAAGTGTATGACTTTCAGTTCACAACTCtacccaaaataaaaagtaatgtttcgtgcctgggatgtagctcagttgTAGAGCATTTGACTTCATAGAAGGCGCTGTGGTTTTGAGCCCCCCAAATGATAGGTACCCCAGCCAGACAGAATTACACTTGGGTTTGGTCCCACAGGAGCTAACTTTAGTGGTGATATTTAACAAATAAGACGTCACTGTTGGTATTACAACTGTTTCTAGATTCTGCCTTGATAAGTAGGGATAGGGCTTCACATTCTTGAGTAGCTGTCCAATAGAACATTTTGTACACATTATGCTATGCTTGTTCATTATTATGTACTTAAAACATTAATAGTATTATTGAGGAATTGGTGgtgctacacttggcagtgctcaggggctactcgcaGCTCTGTTTATGAGAAGCTCTGGCCATACTTGAGGGATCATGATGTGTTGGGGATCTAATGGTCCCCtctcaaagcatgtgctcagctccTTGAGTTAGTTCTTTGACCCAGGTGTGAGTTTTCAGTTACTTAAGTTCAAATAGTTACATTGCCAGTGCTGCTGCAAAGTGCTCCAGTTTTATGCAGAGGCTGCTTCATCAGGCCTTGCTTTTTTTAGTGGCCTAAGGTAGTTCACGACTACAAAATAACACTGCTTCATCAGACAGGTTAAGAACAGTAATGAAAACTGTTACTTGAAGCAAGAATATTGAGATAGTAGACAGGAAACACCATTATTTTAATAGATAACAACACCAGTGGTCTTTGACCTGTTAATCTGGATAGCATGATGTTTCATGATCATTGACCAAATTTCTCTGAACCAGTGCTGTATTCAGAAagaattaacaatttttttttgttatgtgtAAAAACATCCAAAAACAAAGTAACGGAATAGAATAGTTGAGATTCATGGCAGAATTCTGTGGTACTGCTATCATTCTGGGGAAATAATTCAGCAAGTTGGggtattgtttgtttttctttcctgtacTGCTTTTTAAAGTTGTTAAACTGTTAATTTATAGCTTACAACCCAAGTGCTCTGAAGTTTCCGAAGAAGTAACAGAAATTGCCACTGAAGAAACTGTTGAAaaacctccaaaaaagaaaaagaaaaagaagaaagacttaGAACCATGTGAAGTGGAAGATGGTGTCATGGAGTCCGTGGATTTTGTAGATGGCACCATGAAAGAAGGTGCAGACCTACAGAGTGATAGTAATGTGAATGGCATCTGTGAAGAAGaaccaaagaagaagaaaaagaaaaagcacaagaAAGATCAGGATCAGGACCCTGTTTTCCAAGGCAGTGACTCTAGTGGTTATCAGAGtgaccacaaaaagaaaaaaaagaaaagaaagcatagTGAGGAAGCAGAATTTACCCCAGTTTTGGAACCCTTtccgaaaaagaaaaagaaaaagtagtttCTTTTCGTACatttaaaatactcatttttttaaaaaaaaattttaattgatatagGTGAATAAATGCTTGGAGTGATAAGAAATGTCTGTTCTAGTGATCAGTTTATTTGTCTTCTGGTTTTGGGGAcgtacctggtggtgttcaggcgttaatcctgactgtgctcagggatcgctcttggtgACTtagggggaccgtgtgtggtgcgggggatcaaacccaggtcagctacttgcaaggcaaactccctatacgctgtactatcactccatcttaGTCAATCCATTGAAACTTTGGATTCAGAGGTTTTGGTACTAATattgaataaattataatttgGGAATTATCAGTATTATTAGGTGCCGTTTGagtaaatatagatagaaagttAAGAGCATCTCTCACTTTCTACTCTTGCATTCACCCAGTATTCatgttctaaataaaattatttttgtactcAAGACTAGCAAAAGAACTTTGTAACATTAATGAGTTTG
The nucleotide sequence above comes from Sorex araneus isolate mSorAra2 chromosome 1, mSorAra2.pri, whole genome shotgun sequence. Encoded proteins:
- the POLR1F gene encoding DNA-directed RNA polymerase I subunit RPA43 isoform X2 — its product is MMGRRSAQPRPCLASNCRLTPPQVRCLLGVPVAYDNIKVVGELGDIYDDQGHIHLNIEADFVIFCPEPGQKLMGIVNKVSFSHIGCLVHGCFNASIPKPEQMPAEQWQTLEINVGDELEFEVFRLDSDAAGVFCIRGKLNITSLQPKCSEVSEEVTEIATEETVEKPPKKKKKKKKDLEPCEVEDGVMESVDFVDGTMKEGADLQSDSNVNGICEEEPKKKKKKKHKKDQDQDPVFQGSDSSGYQSDHKKKKKKRKHSEEAEFTPVLEPFPKKKKKK
- the POLR1F gene encoding DNA-directed RNA polymerase I subunit RPA43 isoform X1; its protein translation is MAAGCSEPPRPKAANDGPSVGPAAALPCLELPTYAAASALVSSRYSCLVAAPHRRHIALSPRYLHRKRTGIREQLDAELLRYSESLLGVPVAYDNIKVVGELGDIYDDQGHIHLNIEADFVIFCPEPGQKLMGIVNKVSFSHIGCLVHGCFNASIPKPEQMPAEQWQTLEINVGDELEFEVFRLDSDAAGVFCIRGKLNITSLQPKCSEVSEEVTEIATEETVEKPPKKKKKKKKDLEPCEVEDGVMESVDFVDGTMKEGADLQSDSNVNGICEEEPKKKKKKKHKKDQDQDPVFQGSDSSGYQSDHKKKKKKRKHSEEAEFTPVLEPFPKKKKKK